GGAGAGTGGCTTGGTGGTATGAACGATAAGCAGATGCCCAACACAAACTGGCTTTGGTTTAGGGTTGGTATTATTTCTTCTTGGTTCGCTTTCAGATCTCTCAGTTTCCGATAGGTTTTCGCGAATCTAGGGCTCTCCAAAGTTGGCTCTAAACATGCTGATGTCAAGCGTATGAAGGCTGATCTCGACCACTTGGACACCTTTTACATCGGTGACGGCTGGTCCAGAGATGGTCCGGAAGGCGTGGTTCAGCTAGACTACTACTCTTCGTCTTTCGCCATTCAAGTCGCTCAACTGCTCTACTCAAAACTCGCGCAGAACGAAGATCCAAAAAGATGTGAAGAGTTTCGAAATAGAGCCCGCAAGTTTGCTCTCGACTTCGTTTATTACTTTGATGCCGAAGGTATGTCCAAACGATGTGCGGTGCAATTATTCCTGCTGATTCCGTAAATGACCTAGGTCGAGCGATTCCTTTTGGTAGAAGTTTGACCTATCGCTGCGCGATGTCTGCATTCTGGAGCGCCTTCGCTGTCGCATTTACTCCCACCTCTGCTTTACCCGATTTGACCCTTCCAGAACCTTTCACATGGGGCATAGTCAAAGGACTTCAACTCCGTAATATTCGTTATTGGGCCAAACAAGCAGGCGCATTCACCCCCTCCGGTGTCCTCACCCTCGGATACGTCTACCCCAATCACAACATTCTGGAAAACTACAATTCTCCAGGATCACCTTATTGGGCTTGCAACGCCTTCATCTGTCTCTCCCTTCCCGAAACGCACCCATTCTGGACTTCACCGGAAGAACCCTACCCCTCAACCTTCACCAACACGGTAAAGGTTTTGAAACATCCCTTGCACATTATTTCCAGTTTACACACGGAGGTTGGAAGTCACACGTTCATCCTTAGTTCTGGTCAACAATGTTCGTACCCCGTCAAACAAGGTGCTGCCAAGTATGGCAAATTCACGTATTCGAGCGCGTTTGGGTACTGCGTTCCCACTTCTGGCGTTGGTGCACACGGACGTGGGACGCTGGAAGAAGTTGGTGAACTCGGCCACGATGGTGCGTTAGCCGTCAGCGATGACAACGGTGAGACGTGGCGGGTGCGGAGGGATACGAGGCAAGCGAGGTTTGAACCGTACGAGTATCGAGAAGGTGGGGAGATCAAGAAGGGGGAATATCTACGGTCGACGTGGTTCCCCTGGCCTGACGTTGAGGTGGAAACCTTTTTGATCCCGCCGACGAGAGACGCATCGTTATGGCATTTACGAGTCCATCGGGTGAATAGCGGTAGAGAGCTTTGGACAGCCGAAGGTTCTTGGGCAGTCTACGGCCAACGTGAAGATGGTAGACATTTGGATCCTGTTTTTGAAAGCTCGTCAGAAGCATGCGGGACGTATGAAGGTGGTCGAGAAGCGAGGGCAACATCCAGAGCAGGCGTTGTTGGGATTATAGATCTCTCTCCTTCAACAGAAAGAAAGGGTATCGCTCTTCGTGCAGATGCGAACACCAGCTTGATTTATGCTCGTTCGGTGTTACCCACTCTTCAAGGCCACCATCAAAATGTCAAAAAGGACACTTGGCTTGTTACCGCTGTGTTTGGGTTACCTGCCACATTGAATGTGGAGACAGGTGAGGAGACAGGAGCAAAAGAAGGGTGGAAGAAAGAGTGGATGAAGCGGCTTGAAGTTCCAGAGTTCTTAGAATCCATGATCAGGGCCAACTAGTTCAACTTCAAGGAAGGATTTTGGGACGTGACACCACAAATCACTCGCGTTGAAGAAAGTCCATGTAAGTATCTTACAGTATGGGAGCAGCCACTGATAACGATAGCGATAGAGATGTAGAAAGTGGAAACGGAAATGGAGGACGCATAAGTCTGAATTAAGACACTGTAACTTGGCGTGGCTGTCAATAACAATAAAGATTAAGAAAAGACATCCCAGAAGAGTCCACGTTATATGTAGGGAGGATAGATGTAAAGAACGTTGATTTTTAAGGAGAGCAAAACATCAAACGACCGGCAAGGAGAAAGAGCTTTTACACGCTGGTGATAGGTAGCTCGATGGGACATGCAACATTGGACACTGGGGTTGAAGTTTTCTGCGTACCGATCAGCCCGAATATGTgcatctcgacgacgagtCGGAATTTGAGGCCTACGACAACGATGGTTAAATTTCTTCAGGATGACATGGCACACGAAAGCTCACCCTTCCGCACTCCACCAGGAGAAGCGCCTTGGTTTTTGCAAGCGTCATACCAATTTCTCCCTAAAGAGGCGTCATTTGAGGAATTGGATCGTCAGACTGAAAGAACTTACAAGTCTGGTCTGTGTCATTGGAGGCGATATAGCTGAAGTTCAGCGGAAGCAGGATATTGTTGAAGCGTTTCGGGGGTAATGTGAGGGATAGGTCACCAGAACCAACTTTACGGTTCGTGTCTGTGTCGTAAACCTCTGCATGCAACGGGTTGAATTTGATAGGAACATAGCTGGCAGTGGTATCCACTTGCAAATCGGCAAACGCTGCGAAGCTAAAGTTGGCGGGTGAGCGTTGGAAAGTGAGAGGCACAGCCTCTTCCCAGCTTCCTGTTGCATTGGCTAGCGGGTGATCACTGTTAAATGCCAATTTGGGTACACGAGGGATAACAAAGGCCAGAATGATTCCAATGCTAACATGAAGAACCCATGTTAGAAGTGAGAACCATGTAGAATGAGCAAGGACCCACATCGCGCAGATTATAAAGACAACGATCACCAGTACCCTTCTTGTGAGCCACCCTCCACACCAACCTCGATTTCCACGGTTCCATTCTTTCCATTTGGTAGCCCTTGCCTCCGCCTTGTTGGCCTTCCGTGACTTCTTCGTCATGTTATGCATTTCTTCCCGCTTCCACTCAGGTCCCATCGCAGGTACAGTTACCAGCTCAACTGGGCCAATTGTGCTGGCATCTTCAGCCTTTGGAGTATGCGCTAATGGTTGGTATCTGTCAGAGATGGAGGGTGTTAGAAATGAGAGCATCTATAATTCCATTAAACGCACCCTTCTTGGCTGGTAGCATCGAAGACGGAACTGTATTTTGGACCGGCATTGTTGAAATCAGCGTAAACGTCCCATGCTTCACCGTGTCCtctatcttcttcatctcggCCACCCTTCACAGGTTCCTCTCTCCCAGCAAAAAAGAATGAGTTGCGATTATAACCAGCTGTACCAGGTTGACCATTATCCAAATTTCGGTGTTCAGCATCGTAGAATGACGAAACGTCGTCTCGCCCCCTGGCTTGTTGGTAATTATGGATATTTGGGGTCgagggagaaggaaaatCGCTGTTCAATGCATCCATAGAGGTTTTTCGGCCGTAGAAGGAGGAAACCGTAGATTTCCTGTTCGAGTCCATCTTGAAAGAGAGAGGGAATCAGGGCGAAAGCAGGCCTGGGATACTGAGTGGGCTCGGTCACGATTGCCCGCACGTTGTGACATTGCTTATGTCATGCAGCCTGCTCTCCGCTCAACAACGactattgaatattgaagaCTGTTGATAATTGGATACTTGGGCTTGAAGACCAGCCACAGCGGTATGTTGATCTCGATCTATCTTAGACGATAAATTGAGAAGCGGCCAGGTCTATCTCCCTGTATCTTCGCCGGATACACGGTGAACCCTGAATATCGTAGCCAGGCAGCGAAGAGCCTTGCCCAGGTCAATTTCCAACGccattcaagttcaaacgGGCCGCTGAACGAATGTTCAGCTATTTTCCCCAAGGTATATCCTTCTGATCCTGAAGTTAATGTTTGATTATGCGAGCTTATGTCGCTTTTTAAGCCTTCGCTACCGATGTTTTCTCGCTGGCAAGTACAACTTCGCCTTTCCTTAATCGTGGTAGGCAACGGACTGAGCGGACCGAATGAAGCGCTTTGCGGCCCGCCTTGAGCTATGTATCACCGCCCTACAATCCTGCGTTCCAGCCATCACCGATGTTTTCTCGTTTGGGTTGAACGGAACACCCGAGGCGCTTTGCGGTCCGCTCCCCGGCGCTGGTCCTGTGGCTGATGGACAGCAGGCGAAGCGGTTGATTTAGTGTGAGCAAGGTTCCACGTTATGCAACACGGAGGTTAAAACGCGTTAAATTAACGTTTATGAATCTTTTCTGCGAAATAGACTCAATTCTCCGAAGATACATGTGAAGCTCATCCACTTGACCGAGCACAAAATATAGAACATGCTTCCTTTACACCCGTTCACATGTCAAAGTCGCTCAGAAAATCTTTCCATCCTTCGGGGTTGGAAATGGAAACGGCTTGGCTTTTTACTTGTGCCAACATGCCTTAGGTTTATCCGAGCCGGTATAAAGTCTGCTCTGAATCCAGAAATTCACTCCAGCGGCCCTCTAGTTGACACACAACAACACCTCGAAAACTCATCGACAAGATGTTCTCTAAACTTGCAGTCTTTATCGCATTGGCAGCGGCTTTCGTCCGCGCCGCTCCGTCTGCCACTACCGGTGACGCAGAGGAATTGGCTCCCCGTGCCGCCAGCTGCACCTTCCCATCGCCACCAAGGACCTCCAGTTTGAGTGCGGCTATGACCATTTCCGGTACATTCGATGGTGGCAACGTTCGTTTCGATCGTGGTTCTGGAGCTTGCCAGTAGGTCGCCTGACATCAGCATCATTGACCTTGATTAAAAACGATTCGAAGAGGCCAAACGGAAGGAGGTGACAAGGATGCTGTCTTCATTCTCAACAGCGGTGCTACTCTCCAGTATGTGTGATTACTCGCGTCTTGTTCTCATCTCAAAGCTTCTATCCGTAACAGAAACGTAGTCATCGGTGCAAACCAAGCTGAAGGTGTTCACTGCCTCGGTCCCTGCACCCTTCGCAACGTCTGGTTCGAAGATGTTTGTGAGGACGCTATTACTATCAAGCAGAGCAGTGGAACATCCACCATcactggtggtggtgccaGAAACGCCGACGACAAGATTGTTCAGCACAACGGTGGAGGAAATGTCGTGATTGACTCGTACTGCGCACAGACATTCGGCAAGTTGTACCGTTCATGTGGTAACTGCTCGAGGCACGTCGTATTCTTTCTCAACTCTGCGTTAAGAATTCACGTAGCGTTCCTTCTTTTCAAAACCTTCAGTCAAACCAAACGAACGGTCACGATCTCCAATGTCAGCGCAAGCGGAGGAGGGACGCTCGCCGGAGTTAATTCCAACTATGGTGATGTAGCTACCATCAAGACTTCGACCATCACGACCGGAGGCGTGAAATCCATTTGTGACACCTACGAAGTGAGATAATCCATGCAGAAACCACTCGCATTGCTCTTATCTTCATACTCGTTTAGGGTAACGACAATGGCGACGAGCCCGAAAAACTGACCTCGAACCAGAAGAATGCAAAGTAAGTACCATTCTTAGTTCGAGGATACGGAAAGGCTTATGAAATGATTTAGCTGCGTATTCTGATCGTGCGGTATATTCACTAGCCATCTACTGTTATGTACTGAAGAACCTGTATTCTTATTCTTTGCCATTATGGAATGTCTCGGGCCATATCTCACGATTCTCGTTTTCTTCATTGGAACCACCGGAGTTTATCAGCTCTGCGGCTGACACCGAATGGTTTCTGTAAGTAATCTACAGTAGTGGTAGTACTAAGACGGTATGGGCGTACTCCACACCAATGCCCTTCTATTTGATGTCTTCCGTGCCTCTGACGGCGATGTCGATTTCGTGTGTAGCTTGTGACAGGAGTCAGGCTACGGATCTACGATATAGGGCATGGATGATGGGATATGGACGATGAAATGCCAGTATCGGGGTGCGAAGAGACGAAGGACGGCCAGGTACTAGATAATACCAGTGGTAGAAAGGAACTCAACATGGAAACAAAAACATACGACGGGACTCTCCACACTACCCGCCGCCGTCACATCCGATATTCTTGAGAACACACCTGATTCCTCGAGGAATTTGGTTATCAGTGACTCTCTGATGGAGGGGACGGCGAGCCCGGCTGGTCCGGCTTTCTTCGGCTCTGCCCGCTAAATGCAAAAGCCGGAAAGCCGAAATTTCGCAAAGTCATGCGACTTCGGCTAATCTTCTATTCCTGCCCTCGAATTTCTGGCTACTGTACCTTATTCTTATTAGCACAGATTAATACTATTCTATTGCAAATATTAGTAAAGTGTGGATATGTAGGCCATAGTAAGGGTATAAGTAGGGTGTGAGTCCTCCCGGGGTTTACCTGTCTCAGGCACGAAATAAGGCTTCCATCAAAATCACCGAAAGCCGAAAGCCTGTTGTGATGAGTTTCTCGTTTACTTCGGTTTGCCTGTGAATGCTGACGCCGTTGTTCGTAGCAATGTGTCAGATTCTGATTAATATTGACACGCAGACTGTCTCAGCGCTCTTCAATTTGGACGGCCACCTTGTAcgatgtctgcttcaaaaacTGCTCTCATCATTGGCGCGACTGGGCAAACCGGTGGTTATCTTCTCAAAGAATTACTCGCATCACCTCATTTCAAGCGTGTACACGAATACGGCCGAGGAGTAACTCAACTGGAGACGCTGTccgaaggaaaagagaagcTGGAACAGAAAATAATCGACTTTGAAAAGCTGGAAGAAGATGGGGCGTTGAAGGGAGGGAAATGGGATGTGGTATTCATTACGTGAGTTTGAACTACATATATTCGTCCGTTTGCGCTTCTTATCTTATTCCGTTTGGTTTGCTTGTGAAGGCTGGGCACCACGAGAGCAAAGGCTGGGAGTGCCGAGGCCTTTGAAAAGATTGATAGAGAGTGAGTTAGACTGCAGATACGATTGTATCAAACTAATTTCAAATTCCACGAGTCTAGATATGTTATTCGCGCTGCCAGGGAAGCGAAGTCGAACGACCCGTCGCACCCACAACGACTCGTGTATTGCTCTGTGAGATTCATCCCAAACGTCTTGTTGAACTCGCAACTGACCTCTGGAAATGCAACTAGACAAACGGCGCGAATTCCCAATCCTCATTCCTATATCCCCGTAGCAAGGGTCTCACGGAAGAAGGGTTAGCAGCCCTGGGTTACTCTGACACTATCATCTTCCGCCCCGGATTTTTGGTTGGTACTGCACGACCAGAATTGCGAATCGGAGAATACTTAGCTACCAAAGTAACGGGCGTTTTGTCATACTTTTCCTCAAAGGTTGAAATCAAGGTACATACATAGTGTGTTTCTTCCGGTCATCGAGACTTACTCCTCCACAGGTTGCAACGCTAGGCAAGGCGATGTCTGTCGCGGGTTACCTTGGTACAGAAAGCCTTCCTCCGCAAGCAGGAGCCACGAAAAGTGGAAAAGAAGGGGCACAGTTCACGCTCATTGGCAATGTTGGGGCACTTGAGCTGGCCAAAAATGTTTAGGTGAAAACGTGGTCTGGATTGGAAAAAAGCGATCGTATTTCCGATATTCTACATATGCATACATAATATAAAGGACCATGCTTGTATTCTTGAAAATTTCTCCATGGTTTATGTTGCAAAAGCGCAATCCCGCTCCAGTAGCGATGTATCATGGGCTTTGACGGCCGCTGAACTCGAACATCCAAATAGCCGTGTATCGGATGAGAAAACTAGTCGGTGGACCCTTTCAAAGTTTCTGCCCGCGATCGTCCTGAATAAAGTAGCCCGACACTGCAAAACGTCCGAGTTAAGTGAGCTGCAGGAGTCAAGAGGTTCCTGGTACTCCCGAAGACACCTTGTTGAAATTTACGGGCATGTTCGGAAGCATTCAAATTAAGTCCGGACTGTTCGAGCTGTCTATGATTCGACATTACGCCTTTGAGATTGTTGCTCGGTCCGTTTGGAATAGGATCTTGCAAACGAACGAAAATCGAACCAACGACGAGCCACTATCCCTGTTTGCGAACCGTTGCATGATAGTTCATTCTTTAATCAATCGATTTAGGCTTGTGTCATAACCCACAATTGAGCGCGTGTTCTCTGACCAGAGCCTGAGGCCTGAGGCAGGAGGTAAGGAGATAGGTGATTACATAATCGATCCTCCTCACTGGAACCCATTTGTCGAAGACTAAAAGAAGGCTACTCTCATTGTTTAAACCCTCTTCTGTACCACCAGTGCGTCGTTTGTTTCTCTCTTATATTACTACTGATTAATGGGACATTGTAATTCCACAGCCTCTTTGTGAAAGGTCATGAATCGACAAGGTAATGCCAACGCCGTGTATCGAATAAAAAACGAATAATGAGACCCAAAAACAGGACAACCCCAAAGGCCACCGAATCTAACACCCAATCCTGCTCTTGCAACTCAATTTCGGTCACCTTATCCCTATGGAATGCCACCTCGAAACGTCCTTCAAGCAGGAGGATACGTGCCAGGAATGCAGCCTAATAACCACCGAACACCCGCGCAACAATCACAAACCCAGAACATGGTTCCTCAGCCAACTCCAACGTTCATACAACAGAGAGGGCAGAATAACTTTGGATTCGGAGGGATGGGACAACATCAATCGAACAACGCCCTacaacagcagcaacaacaacagcaacagcaagtGAATGGAGCATCAAGCTCACTTCCTCCGCATCTCACACAGACACCAAATCTCTCAAATTCGCAACCAGTATCGGCAACGAGCGAAGTTGGGTTCGATCCGAATGACTTTCCGGCTTTGGGGTCGACTTCGACAAATGCCAATAATGCTAGCGGGAATAATAATGGGAGCGGGGGTAGCAGTGTGACGACGAGCTATGCAAGTCAGGCTGGAACTGGAGTTGGAATGGGCGGTGGTGTAGCAGTTGGGGGGGCAGGGGGTGGCAGCGGCAATCAGCCAAGAGATTTCACTCCAGATGATTTTCCGGCCCTTGGTGGACAGCCCCACTCGCCAGCACAAACTCAAAATCAGGACACAGGACATTCACATCCGCCGGGCCTTAACGGATTCCAACATCCAGAACATTCCCGGCAAAATTTGTTGGGCACGCTgaatggtggtggaggaTTAGCCACACCGGGCATGTTACACTTAGGACCTTCACAGGCGAGAAATATCCATCCAGGATTCCAGCAGGCACATACAGATGCCGagaagcagcagcagcagcggGTCAGGCCTTTCTGAACATTTCTTGGGCGAAGAAAGATGCTGACTATTACACAGAACAATTACAACTTGAAACTAAACCAGGCCTCTCACGCAGCATGGACATCGCCGAACATCAGTCAACAACAACCCCTAGGAACAGGTTTCTCAAACGCACCTCCCACACCCTCTGTACCTCAACAAAATGGCTCACATCCAGTGCAGAATCCCATATCCACCCCACACTCGAGTGCACCACCAGGTGTACCTCCTCCTAACGGGTCCTCAACAGCACCTTTAACACCTGGATTCCAATCAAACGGGCTGGAATCGAGTCCGGTCAACCCCAATGGAAACACAAACAATCCGAATCCAACACCGAATCCCAACACTTCCAGTAATAACCCAAATCCTCCTCCGCAACCGAACTCAACGCAGGACGCCAATTCAATGCCGAACTCAACGGCGCACGTACATCAGCATCCTCAAACGCCGGCTCAACAGATACTAATGAGTGCCGCAGACAGATGGGGGCTTCTCGGGCTGTTAGCGCTGATCAAGAATGCAGGATCAGAGGTGGACCAAGGACTGAGTAGTATTGGCCAGGACTTAGGGACGATGGGATTAGATATGGGGTATGCTGGGTGAGTGGTGGCCTGTTTAATCTACCCGTGTCTGTGACTTATGATTTCGCCGCAGGAACCTATATTCGACATTCATAACACCATGGGCAGATCAATCGGCAGCACATACGGTTGAACCTGATTATCACATACCAACATGTTACAACgtccaaccaccaccaccaggacCAAGTAAAGCCACCGCATTCAGTGACGAGACGTTATTCTTTATGTTCTATTCATCACCGCGCGATGCCCTTCAGGAAGTGGCAGCGCAAGAACTGTACGTGGTCGTGGTTTGTGCCGTTGATTTACATCATCCTGATCTTTCGTCTTCAGATGGAACCGCAATTGGCGATTCCACAAAGAGCTCCGGATATGGATAACAAAAGAAAGCGGCGCACCTGCATCTCAGAAGATACCGATGGGCGAAACTGGGCAATACACCTTTTGGGATCCGGAGAACTGGATGAAG
This genomic window from Marasmius oreades isolate 03SP1 chromosome 8, whole genome shotgun sequence contains:
- a CDS encoding uncharacterized protein (CAZy:GH154); the protein is MSNFSQTSPFASNPLRSRSDVTSMFTALLDALAPHTSPGGARIHLGHTATHFDEVAAQLEGFSRPIWGLASLLAGSQNYQGSERWTEGYASGTNPKGDEFWGNMRDKDQRMVECSAIGYSLAVAREYFWDPLSDEAKDNLGEWLGGMNDKQMPNTNWLWFRVFANLGLSKVGSKHADVKRMKADLDHLDTFYIGDGWSRDGPEGVVQLDYYSSSFAIQVAQLLYSKLAQNEDPKRCEEFRNRARKFALDFVYYFDAEGRAIPFGRSLTYRCAMSAFWSAFAVAFTPTSALPDLTLPEPFTWGIVKGLQLRNIRYWAKQAGAFTPSGVLTLGYVYPNHNILENYNSPGSPYWACNAFICLSLPETHPFWTSPEEPYPSTFTNTVKVLKHPLHIISSLHTEVGSHTFILSSGQQCSYPVKQGAAKYGKFTYSSAFGYCVPTSGVGAHGRGTLEEVGELGHDGALAVSDDNGETWRVRRDTRQARFEPYEYREGGEIKKGEYLRSTWFPWPDVEVETFLIPPTRDASLWHLRVHRVNSGRELWTAEGSWAVYGQREDGRHLDPVFESSSEACGTYEGGREARATSRAGVVGIIDLSPSTERKGIALRADANTSLIYARSVLPTLQGHHQNVKKDTWLVTAVFGLPATLNVETGEETGAKEGWKKEWMKRLEVPEFLESMIRAN
- a CDS encoding uncharacterized protein (CAZy:PL3), which gives rise to MFSKLAVFIALAAAFVRAAPSATTGDAEELAPRAASCTFPSPPRTSSLSAAMTISGTFDGGNVRFDRGSGACQGQTEGGDKDAVFILNSGATLQNVVIGANQAEGVHCLGPCTLRNVWFEDVCEDAITIKQSSGTSTITGGGARNADDKIVQHNGGGNVVIDSYCAQTFGKLYRSCGNCSRHVVFFLNSALRIHVAFLLFKTFSQTKRTVTISNVSASGGGTLAGVNSNYGDVATIKTSTITTGGVKSICDTYEGNDNGDEPEKLTSNQKNANCVF